A region from the Pontixanthobacter aestiaquae genome encodes:
- a CDS encoding quinone-dependent dihydroorotate dehydrogenase, which produces MIFKLLKPAIFTLDPERAHQLSIAGLRMAPAGTPPKAGKLATHVAGIRFPNPVGVAAGYDKDAEVPDAMLGLGFGFTEVGSITPRPQEGNPKPRLFRLVEDKAVINRMGFNNGGAAVAKRRLTARKGKSGIVGINIGANKDSIDRIADYAEMTRIMAPLATYLAVNISSPNTPGLRALQDEGALIELLDAVFEAREPKGPPVFLKVAPDLTAADIDSIARIAKDKGLGALIVSNTTISRPASLQSRHIGETGGLSGAPLKSLALERLRDFRKATGAGVPLIGVGGIGNAEDAWERIRAGASLVQLYSAMVYEGPGLPKTITRGLERLMKRDGFSTIAEAVGSE; this is translated from the coding sequence ATGATATTCAAACTTCTCAAGCCAGCGATTTTCACGCTTGATCCCGAACGGGCCCACCAGCTGAGTATTGCAGGGCTGCGAATGGCTCCTGCCGGAACGCCGCCGAAGGCTGGAAAGCTGGCCACACATGTCGCGGGCATTCGCTTTCCCAACCCTGTGGGGGTTGCCGCCGGGTATGACAAAGACGCGGAGGTGCCGGATGCTATGTTGGGTCTCGGCTTCGGATTTACCGAAGTCGGATCGATCACACCGCGTCCGCAAGAGGGCAACCCCAAACCCCGGCTCTTCCGATTGGTGGAGGACAAAGCGGTTATAAACCGGATGGGCTTCAACAATGGCGGCGCAGCGGTCGCGAAAAGGCGGTTAACCGCCCGGAAAGGCAAAAGCGGAATCGTCGGGATCAATATCGGCGCCAACAAAGACTCGATCGACCGGATTGCAGACTATGCCGAAATGACACGGATTATGGCGCCGCTGGCGACCTATCTTGCGGTCAATATCTCCAGCCCCAACACGCCTGGTCTGAGGGCGCTGCAAGATGAAGGGGCGCTGATCGAGCTTCTCGATGCGGTATTCGAAGCGCGCGAGCCCAAAGGCCCTCCAGTCTTTTTGAAAGTCGCGCCCGATCTGACTGCGGCCGATATCGATTCAATAGCGCGTATTGCGAAAGACAAAGGTTTGGGCGCGCTGATCGTTTCCAACACCACCATCAGCCGTCCGGCGTCGCTACAATCACGCCATATCGGGGAGACGGGCGGCTTATCGGGTGCACCGCTCAAATCACTGGCGCTGGAGCGGCTGCGCGACTTCCGCAAGGCGACGGGCGCGGGCGTCCCACTGATAGGTGTCGGCGGCATTGGCAATGCGGAAGACGCTTGGGAGCGGATCCGCGCGGGCGCCAGTCTCGTCCAGCTTTACAGCGCGATGGTCTATGAAGGCCCCGGCCTGCCCAAGACAATAACGCGCGGTCTGGAGCGATTGATGAAGCGCGACGGCTTCTCCACCATTGCAGAGGCGGTCGGGAGCGAATAG
- a CDS encoding DUF885 domain-containing protein, protein MSRKSLMISCAAFGLMMAGGTSVYAQSETVDAAVVDVEAVDINVLFEEYDAAQLELSPLSKSYRGIRDDDYGEWGDFSDAAAVASEELLQATAEKMRAAFDVDQLSDSDALSYRLFDAMAERSAERFKFRNYDYIFDQMRGAQSQLPAFLINIHRVSTVDDAAAYVSRLEKLGPAIDQLIVATRNQADDGVMPPDWVFPYVVSDIENILDQSSNPVLEDFDKKIESLSIEGPAKNALKLDAASAWNSHARPAFARLLDEIKRQQAIAPTDDGVWRFPEGEAYYKALLANYTTTDLTANEVHNIGLREVERIHGEMRAIMAKVGFKGTLQDFFKFTRNDDQFFYTTREDYLRDAQAKLDAMEAKLPEYFGRLPKAPMVIKPVEAFREKSAGKAFYQSPAPDGSRPGTYYVNLYNLRDMSKNELEALAYHEGFPGHHLQRALQTEMGDLPPFRRFGGVTAYTEGWGLYTEELPKEMGFYQDPYSDFGRLGMELWRACRLVVDTGLHHKRWSREEAIQYLTDNTPNPDGDIRKAIERYAVYPGQATAYMIGKLKIMELRERAKTGLGDAFDIRGFHDTVLLSGPVPLSILEENVDAWIAAEQE, encoded by the coding sequence ATGTCGCGCAAATCCCTGATGATTTCCTGTGCAGCCTTTGGTTTGATGATGGCCGGAGGCACTTCTGTCTACGCCCAGTCCGAAACGGTAGACGCGGCCGTTGTCGATGTTGAAGCGGTGGATATCAATGTGCTGTTCGAGGAGTATGACGCGGCTCAGCTCGAACTATCGCCCCTGTCAAAATCATATCGCGGGATTCGCGATGACGATTACGGCGAATGGGGCGACTTCAGTGATGCCGCTGCTGTGGCAAGCGAAGAATTGCTTCAGGCGACTGCCGAAAAGATGCGCGCTGCTTTCGATGTTGATCAGTTAAGCGATAGCGACGCACTGTCTTACCGGCTGTTCGACGCAATGGCGGAGCGTAGCGCCGAGCGATTCAAATTTCGCAACTACGATTATATCTTCGACCAGATGCGGGGTGCGCAAAGCCAGCTACCTGCATTTCTAATTAACATCCACCGCGTATCGACTGTGGACGATGCCGCAGCCTATGTCAGCCGGCTGGAAAAGCTTGGTCCTGCCATCGATCAGTTGATCGTTGCGACGCGCAATCAAGCTGATGACGGGGTTATGCCGCCTGATTGGGTCTTTCCCTATGTCGTTTCCGATATCGAAAATATTCTCGATCAAAGCAGCAATCCGGTGCTTGAAGACTTCGATAAGAAGATCGAAAGCCTATCGATCGAAGGGCCAGCCAAGAATGCGCTGAAACTGGATGCAGCCAGTGCGTGGAATAGCCATGCACGCCCCGCCTTTGCACGGCTGCTCGATGAAATTAAGCGACAACAAGCGATTGCGCCAACCGATGACGGTGTATGGCGTTTCCCCGAGGGTGAAGCATATTACAAAGCGCTACTCGCCAATTACACAACAACCGATCTGACCGCGAACGAGGTTCACAATATCGGCCTGCGCGAAGTCGAGCGGATCCATGGCGAAATGCGCGCAATAATGGCGAAGGTTGGCTTCAAAGGCACATTGCAGGATTTCTTCAAGTTTACCCGCAACGATGACCAGTTTTTCTACACCACGAGAGAAGACTATCTGCGCGATGCGCAGGCGAAGCTTGATGCGATGGAGGCCAAACTGCCCGAATATTTCGGGCGGCTCCCCAAAGCGCCCATGGTCATCAAGCCGGTTGAGGCATTTCGCGAAAAGAGCGCAGGTAAAGCCTTCTACCAAAGCCCTGCCCCCGACGGGTCGCGGCCTGGCACCTATTACGTGAACCTCTATAATCTGCGCGATATGTCGAAGAACGAGCTGGAAGCGCTCGCCTATCACGAGGGCTTCCCGGGGCACCATTTGCAGCGCGCTCTACAGACCGAGATGGGCGATCTTCCGCCCTTCCGGCGCTTCGGAGGCGTAACTGCTTACACTGAGGGCTGGGGCCTCTACACCGAAGAGCTGCCCAAAGAGATGGGCTTTTACCAAGATCCCTATTCGGACTTTGGCCGCTTAGGCATGGAGCTGTGGCGCGCGTGCCGGTTGGTGGTTGATACCGGCCTCCACCACAAACGCTGGAGCCGTGAAGAAGCGATCCAATATCTGACCGACAATACACCGAACCCTGATGGCGATATCCGCAAGGCCATTGAACGCTATGCGGTCTATCCAGGGCAAGCGACCGCCTATATGATCGGCAAGCTCAAGATTATGGAGC